In Helianthus annuus cultivar XRQ/B chromosome 8, HanXRQr2.0-SUNRISE, whole genome shotgun sequence, a single genomic region encodes these proteins:
- the LOC110920005 gene encoding uncharacterized protein LOC110920005 — MSDRATLAKARRELEELYLGVPDDSVNLTFQDFAQVSQNHIPPPPGKKKKPAPPAGPVKKMDSISESTPKRDPLSSPYLAKIPSLDFSRGLEATHHHQHQKHHVVADPPVVGLPPGRNHHQVEEVGKHGYNNHGGHGYYGNGSHGHGHNAMKSPMHGHNAMKSPMHGHHGMKSSHGHGHHGHVGENSIAYDDMSVMSGMSITSMYQEKAGRRRPGIPHSNICAVCSVYIYVFRNRCLVCGRVYCRQCLNVGMGEMSEGRKCIDCLGRKFSQRYIHRAGDVGCWSTCFSGYPNGVKVQELKWAEKGPRRSGENMYSRSVMMSKSRSPLGAPRTPNRSHIVASGPPSFVTTPEYSPYATPTRHHLPF; from the exons ATGAGTGATCGAGCAACATTAGCCAAAGCTAGAAGAGAGCTTGAAGAGTTGTATCTTGGCGTCCCTGATGATTCTGTAAACTTGACGTTTCAAGATTTCGCGCAAGTTTCACAGAATCATATACCCCCTCCCCCAGGGAAAAAAAAGAAACCGGCCCCACCAGCTGGGCCGGTCAAGAAAATGGATTCCATATCAGAATCCACTCCTAAACGCGACCCCTTGTCATCACCTTACCTAGCCAAGATTCCAAGCCTCGATTTCAGTAGAGGCTTGGAAGCAAcacaccaccaccaacaccaaaAGCACCATGTCGTGGCTGATCCGCCGGTGGTCGGTTTGCCGCCGGGGAGAAATCACCACCAAGTGGAGGAGGTAGGGAAGCATGGATATAATAACCATGGTGGTCATGGTTATTATGGTAATGGATCACATGGTCATGGGCATAATGCTATGAAGAGTCCTATGCATGGGCATAATGCCATGAAGAGTCCTATGCATGGGCATCATGGGATGAAGAGTAGTCATGGGCATGGGCATCATGGACATGTGGGGGAAAATAGCATAGCGTATGATGACATGAGTGTGATGAGTGGCATGAGCATCACATCCATGTACCAAGAGAAGGCAGGACGACGTCGTCCTGGGATCCCTCACTCCAATATTTGCGCCGTGTGTAGTGTTTATATCTATGTGTTTCGCAACCGTTGCCTT GTTTGCGGAAGAGTGTATTGTAGACAATGTTTGAACGTCGGCATGGGAGAGATGTCCGAAGGAAGAAAGTGTATTGATTGTCTCGGAAGAAAATTTAGCCAACG GTACATACATCGGGCAGGAGATGTAGGATGCTGGTCAACGTGTTTTAGTGGGTATCCAAATGGAGTCAAAGTACAAGAGCTTAAATGGGCCGAAAAAGGGCCCAGAAGATCTGGAGAAAACATGTATAGCCGAAGTGTTATGATGTCTAAATCAAGAAGCCCATTAGGGGCCCCAAGAACCCCAAATCGGTCCCATATTGTTGCTAGTGGCCCACCTTCTTTTGTCACTACCCCTGAGTATTCACCTTATGCTACCCCCACTCGTCATCACCTTCCTTTTTAA